The Podarcis raffonei isolate rPodRaf1 chromosome Z, rPodRaf1.pri, whole genome shotgun sequence genome segment aaacaaacaaacaaacaaacaaacaaacaaacaaacaaaccatactgCAGCCACCTGAACGCAACCAACCAAGCTCTGGACTCTCCAATCTCTCACAAtgccaataaaaatcaataactaTATAAATAAAGGACCTACCCATGAAATGCTGACACAAAAATCTTGCACAATAGAATGAAAAGACCACTATCCACccaaccctctccctccttctttttctccccTGTTCCCCCTAAGTCTGTGACAATAGTGTCTCATACCGAACGTAagcaaactgtgaaaaagactctatgagttgaaagtggagacactatatgtacttttccttgtttatttgtttgttttgtatcacAAAAATATTTAATAAGCGCATTTTTAAAGCATGTTGTCACACTTTTTGCACTAGTTTTCTGCTTGAGCTACGAAGATCAGCACAAATAGGAACAAAGCTGCTCCTCGCAACCTTTTCCAAAAGACCATCAGGGACACTATGGATGCTTTTCCATTTCTACAATTTTTTGGAAGAATATGCAGAAACGTCACAAGAACAGATTGGGTAGACATAATTTAACCACATAATTCAGAAACGCAAAGAAACAACTGAAATTTCTGAAACTGGGATGATTGCAAGTTACATAATGTGAAAAGGTTAAATAATTCTGCTTACATATTTAGAATCAAGCTATCTTCCCTGATTTGTGGGCTACACTGTTTGACAAGGCATCTTACCATGAACAGGCTGGCAATCAAATGTGGTAACTTGAAAATCACTTGAAGGCAACATTTCAAAGAATTCTGCAAGTGCTGTTTGCCCAGATACTGCATTCCCATTCCAAACCAGGGTCGCTTTGTCCAGGTAGAGTTTGGTCAACACCTGAGAAACATTAGGAAGCATTACATGAACTCCAAAGGGAAACTGTGCTTTAATTACAGCACCCCTTCCTATATAGGTTGCTGCATccagatacagtatttacaatTTCGCTTCctttagggttttttattttttaaaaaaatctgaaaggCTTTTTAAAGAAGTCCCCCCACAAAATGCACAGAGATGCATTAAAGTCTTGTAATTAACACACCCAAATCAAAGCACCAATTATAGGATGTGGGAGACCTTGCTTGGCAGCAGTACACTGGAAAAGGAACTAAGTATCTTAGCTGATCACGTTCTAAGTATGAGCAAGCAGCATGATGCACCTGCTAAAACAGTAAGAGAAACAACCTAACATTAAGAACTGTTTTAACAGTGAAATAGACTGTTTTGGGAGGCAATGAGTCTCCTTTGCTGGAGGTGTGTAAGCAggggttggacagccatctgttaGGGACGCAAGAAGTTGCACCCTGCATTGCAAATCCTACACTGAGCTGGGACTTGGCTTCcaaagtcccttccaattctttggTTCTATGTCTACAGAAAGgtgagccccactgagttcaaagggAGAAACACTCAGGTTAAGAAGCTACCATTTCATGTCAACTAACTGGAACTGCTCAGTCATTGCTTCTACACTTCCGTGTACCTGTTTGCACTATTTAtaacacaatcctatacatgtctatttaAACACCACtgcattcaataggacttacaggCAAgtggtataggattgtagcctttggATGCAGTCCTTTACAGATATTCTCACAGAGTAAACTCCCACTGAATATATTTTTGAGTAAACATACAGAGGATCAAGCTGTTAAGAGATAGAAACAAATGACATGTGTTTCAAGGCTGTGTCCATGACAACATGGAATGATCTAATAATCTCAGCATGTACAAATATGTATATTAGCATGAATAATATCAGCACATAAAACATCAGAACTCAGATATGTACTTTGTGAAATGCAGTAAATAATTCttctaaaaaaaccaaaccccacaCCAAACACAAAAGCTGTTGGGAATATACATACCCGTCTCCTTTTATCCATGGTTTCATAGTAAATATTTGCAAATTCTTCAGCAGCTCTGCAAGCTTGATCCACATAGGTTTTAAAGTtctaaacataaaaacacagctCAATGAAACCATTTTTGAAGGGTGTCAACAGTAAGGTAAAGATGTCAGATACAGAGAAGGGAACTCCATTTTGTAAAGTTCTAATTGATTTCCTTTTTGTGACATACAAGAGCTGGTATGGCTAATGGATGGAAATCTCTTCCATAGTTTTGCTTTGTTGTAATCCCTGCCCCAAAGCCATACAACTTTATATAAGTGACTGGTAGAAATGACCTATGACTATGATTTTGTTGACCATAATTACATGAAACAGTCCCAGACAGTATCAGCATAAACagaggaagagaagcagcagtgAAGTTATGCCTTCAACTATGTCCTAGGAGAAAGGCGAAGGGAttgtttcttggggggggggaatgtaaaccATGAAGTTTGTAGTGGGCCCTTCTTCCGTGATGGTCACCTAGGACCACATACTTGTTTGTTCCATCCCTCCCCATTCCATTCACATAAGAAGGCTgtaaggttaggctgagagggaagAGAGCACACTAGTGGCCCGATATCTCCCAGTGGCCTCACAGCTGAAACTCTTGAACAAAGCGACCTCCAAGGATCCGACCTCATTTGCCATAGCCTCTGCAGCAGCGGAAGCCTGGCAATACATTCCTTGGAAGCCGGTTCTATCGCCCGAGGAGGTGGCTTCACATTGCCTCATGGGCCGGCCCTCCACTTAGGATGTCGCATGTGTCCCTCCCTCGCTTATCAACACAACGAACCCGGTTAGGCAGGCAGAGGCTAGGCCTCCCTAAGAGCTACGCGGCAGGGCGACCTGAACCCACGTCCTCCGCCTCAGGggccgacactctaaccactgccccGCGCTACCTCCTCAGCTTCCACTCTTACCACAGATGTAGTAGCCATGTGGGCGACGTCCCTCGAGGACTGAGGTAGAGAAGTGAGAGGCCAGGCTCGCCTTAGGGGCAACCTGCTCCTCTGGAGGAAGCACGCACAGGGGTTGGCTGGAAGAGAAGCGCGAACAGTCAAGACGGCGAGACAGGTAGGCGGAAACGGAAGCGCGGTCTCCGAGGAAGGTGTTAGTTCCGCCATAGAGTTGCCAAGGCCTAGAGCGGCACCGCTCTAGGAAGAGATCCTGGCAAACGGGTAGCTTCATGCGTCGGCCAGAACTTCCGGCCGCCTGTCGCCATGGCGACGAATGACAGGTCTTCCGCTGCGTttgggctctcccccccccccggtgttccGGTTTAGCGTAACTTTCTCCCGCCCCCTCCACCACGTGCTTTTCTTGCTGCTTAGCACTGCAGGCCACTAGCTTCACTCCAGAACGGCAGTCTGGCATAGTGGTTAGGGCGAGGGTGGTGAGTGCGCGGCCGTCCAGGCGCTGCTGGACAGCAGCTCGCATAATCGCTGCCCGTTGGCGATGTTGGCTGGGCTGAGGGGAACTGGAGCCCAGCCACACCTGGAGCGCCAAATGTTGGCAAactatgcattaaaaagaaacacacatatacaaagaatcctgagaactgtagcttaccACCTGAAGTGCTGCAGTTTCCAGCACGTGGGAAACTATAAAATTCTCGGGATTCTTTGAAGAGGAATGTGCCTAAATGAAGGGCGTGTGCTCAGTCTAATCCTTAGTCGACCGTGTGCGGCATAAGGCTTTTTTACTCTGTGAGTGAGCCCGTCGCTTCCTCTCTCCGCCGAATTtcacctcgcagggctgttgttgtgaggataaaaaggaaagagaaggaacCAAGTGTGCTGTCTTTCGCTCCTCAGAGGAAGGTGGTATGTAAATGTAACACATATATAAATGTGCATGAAATTACACTCCTGGTCACCTATTGCCACCACAAAATGTATAGCGACAGACTTCTACAGGGCCTCAGCTGAATGTCCAGGACCTTTGTAGGAAGACTGAGCAATATGTTATTTCGGCGTCCACAACTCTTTAGcggctcataataataataataataataataataataataataattttttatttataccccaccctccccagccaaggccgggctcagagcggcttacaagcaataataaaaacaagatgaatgattacaacttaaaaacaaaaataaaatacaacattaaaataatggaacattaaaatattaaaatgtagcctcatcgcaggaggagaaggaaaagaaaaaagaaagagagggagggagggaatcaaattggctccaagccaaaggccaggtggaacaactctgtcttacaggccctgcggaaagaaatcagatcctgcagggccctggtctcatgaggcagggcgttccaccaggctggagccagagttgaaaaggccctggctctggttgaggccaatctaacttccttagggcctgggaccagtggcgtagcgtggggggtgcagggggggccggccgcaccgggagcaacatctgggggttaggctTAGGGGGCggaaatccacgggttagggggcgcaaattacttgccttgccccgggtgctgacaacccacgctacgccactgcctgggaccactagagtgttgttatttatggaccttgaggctctccgtggggcataccaggagaggcggtcccgtaggtacgagggtcctaggccgtgaagggctttaaaggtcaaaagcagcaccttaaatctgaccctgtactccaccgggagccagtgcagcttgaaaagcactgggtgaatatgctcccatggcagagaccccgtgaggagcctcgctgcagcattctgtacccgctggagtttctgggacagcttcaagtgcagccctgcgtagagcgaattacagtagtcaagcctggagatgaccgtcgcatggatcactgtggccaggttggggtgggaaaggtaagggaccaactgcttgatgcggcgaaggtggaaaaatatcgccttggctgttgctgtaacttgtgcctccatggaaagggaggcgtcaaggattacacccaaactcttaacggaaggcaatggcactaattgggcccccgcaagagaagggagttggtccctcatccctatgccatcccgacctagccaaaggacctctgtctttgaaggatttagtttcaatcggctcccacgaaaccatccagccacagcttccaagcatctggtcagtgtgttcggggccgagtcggtgtggccatccatcagcagatagagctgagtgtcatcagcatattggtgacagcccagcccaaagctccggataatctgggcaagggggcgcataaagatgttaaaaagcatcggggagagaattgcgccctgcggcactccacacaccaaggagtggcgcgatgacattaTCTCCCTTTTATCTTTTATCTTTTAAATTCCAAAGAGCTAGATCTGCCTGCAGATATGGAAAATTCCACCTTCTTTTTCTGTTATGGTGCTAAGTGGGGATGCTGCAACGTGTAAAATTACAGTAGAAAACAAATCTATCCCAAACATCCCTTGGTGGGCATAAATTAGCGGGTGCTTGAATCtatctttaaaaatattaaatcttTATTATGAtcatttcatttctttcccaACTTTTTCTGTTTCTAACTGTCTTGTAAGAACCAATAGGGGGCATAGGAGTGCTTTGCATTGGTAGAAACTGAAAAATGAACTGCTTTTGCTTTAGGATAAATAATTACAGTAGAGACGTGAGCTCCAGTGAAACTGATGTTAACTCAACATAACTGCTGATTTTCCAAACCAGGTAATAAAAATAAGTGGGTAAAAAAATAACCAAAAAGGTCTGGATGACCCAGAGACAGGGGGTGGGTGGCAATTTCTAAGAGGGTGTTTATTTTACCTCAAATTCTGGTTACCAAGATTTCCAGCTGTTCAGCAGGCCCTTAGTGGTGTACTTTTATCTAGGGTGAGCATGTGTCTTACTTGTGtcttacagaggacagtcctctattatGAAGGTTATAAGAGGACAGTCCTCCGTCTGAAGGGTTGTCCAGggcaagtccagtttaaagaataAGAATTCTAAGAAGAGGGCTTTGAAGTTAGCAGCACCCATACAGCAGAATGAGAGGGCAAACAGAACACTTGGTCACAGGTGAGATACCTGGTGATAATCAGATTCTCACATTTCTATTATGATAGCAAATTTTCTGATATTGCATCAATACCTATAAGTTAACATATGCAAATTTGGTGCTAAATGGCGCCTTTTGTCCTCCTTGCTGTGATGCAGTTCCTCCTCAGTCTTTTCCCCTGCAACAGTGCTTAAGTGGCTACCGTATTCTTTGATcttcagcaacaacaaaaaacgcTTTTCAGAGCATGGATAGCTATTTATTATACAACAAATGAACATGGAACTTTACAGCGGGAGTgacataaaaaacaaacaagaagctACTTTCATTCAGTTGGAGTTTTCAGCCTAAACTTTGGCTCTGTACATATTACCGTTTACTCTGGCTGCAGTGCACTCCAACCACTGGTGTTCTGAAGCTGtgtacacatgacattagccacaatccatatttgtcctgtagtttcttgaaaaATACAGCATTTTCTGTCAAACCAGATTCCATCCGATTTGAAAATGTAAGTCACATCCACTTTGCAGTTAAACTGATGTATGTACATTTCAGGCAACCATAGCCTATGCACAGATGGCAGCTTCACTGAATAGGAGTTTGCAGCGGCAGGAGGGGGGGTGTGGCAGGCATGGAGAGGCAAGTCAGGTAAAGCACATCAGGTGAAGACATTTCTGCCCCACTTGGGCATGTGCAGCAACATGCAAATATGAATTGAAAAGCAGCTTGGGGCGCGGAGGGGGTGACCTTGTTGCATTTTAAGTCACTAATGTATACATAGCCTTTGACAGAGGGGAAGACAAGAGCTGACTCAGATAGTGGCAGATTTTCGAGACTTAGTATGAACATGAACATCTTGGCCAATATGAGTGGGGCCACCAGCTTCGGTGCTTGTTGCCATAGCATCTTATTTTAAGAAGTATTTTATAGTTGGCCCAGACATGCACATGATTACAGGtgcacattttttaattttttacttttaaaacaaaattgtgcttatttccaagtaaatgtatCTAGCATTATCCCAGCAGAAGCAACCCCTGTTTTATTTGTCTACTCCTGGGTGTGTGGTTATTTCAGTGAGTTTAAATGCAAAACTGCACATCTTAAAGCAGGGTTCTTTCTCAAAGCAGGGTTTAGGGATATGGGAACCTGAGGGGGTGGGAAGAAGAGAAAGGTgaatcagagaatcagagaatcagagaaGTTGGAAGGACcatcagggtcatctagtccaatcccctgcaatgctgcCTAAAGGGGGGCCACCCATAAGTTCAGGGTCTAACTCTGCTTCTGGGAAGGAAGAACAGCAGGAGCAAGGAAGAGCAGGacagacttttggaaattcagtcACACACACTACTTGTTTTCTACTGCAGATTAAGCCACCATTCAAGACAGAGCATCAGGGTTTAGCTGAAAAGTTGGCAATCCATTACTGATCATGAGAGTTATTGGCAACCTCTGTTGCTGTTTAAAACCACGATTTTCCTCTCAGTGGTGCAGGAGGTTACCATGgggggtggtttgtttgtttgtaaggaGCTGATTGCAGAAAAGGAGGGTGAGGGGAGACCTGGACATGGATGTGAAGGTGAAAATAGGTGCAAAGCGTAGGTGCAGAACAGAAGagagaagtggcttcagaaatggggttGGGATGGTGAAAAATGAGCTTAGTAGGAAAGGGAAGCTCTAGGAGGTTAATGTGGGGGAAATTGTCAGGGATTGGTGGGCAGAATGAGCAAGGGTCCAGGCCCTGGCACTGagatatttttgtttgtgtgcagCAAAATAAGAATTGGAAAAAcagggtaaaaaaacaacaacttttatttatcTCACTTCTCACTGGTCTCTGCGACAAAGGGAGCCATCTCTCTACACAAAGGAATAATAGAATCTCATGCTGGAAGACACTTATTAGATCATAGCCTGTCTCCCCGCCAGTCGGGCAGGATTGTTCCTGACAACAGATTAATAGTACCATCCACCAACAAGTGTTGCAAGCAAACAGATGATCTTTTCTTTTGCTTGCTATTCTTGTAGAGAGAATATTGTCATTTTAacaagattttgttgttgttgttgttactaccaATGAAATACtgttccttaaaaataaaatcctgcagATGCCTCCTCCTGGATTGTTCCTAAGTGAGGTTCTGTCTTCTTCTCAAGTCTGTGTTTCCTTTCTCTGAGTCTGCAAGAAGTTGGGAAGGAGACCTGGCTTCCAATCTACTTCAATGGAGCCTTCTCATCCCCCAGACAGACTAATGCCTGTTAAAGGAGTCAACAGTGGAAATGTCCATCCCATGTgcttgcgcgcgcgcgcacacacacacacagacccacaCCCCAAACTTTCTGTTTACCAGGGATGTTTCTGcagcaagtgatatatttttattttcagatTATCCATTTCAATCAaactttaaatgttttttaaaaaaatgtttgattgGATGTACTCTTTTATAATTTTACCACctgctgtttttaaagtctgtttCTGTTGCTAATGTTTAATGAACCACAGCTACTCTTTTTGCAGTGCTTTTCTCTGTCTcaatttgactcaagaaaatcacaattttatagttcaaatcggggaagataaatacagtaaatggacaaaagtacgaagattcacaaaaagtttaggggtatgcgtacctctgcgtccccccagaaaaagaacACTGCTCTTATGTAAACCTCTCTCTCCCACTGTGTGTGGTTATAGACATCTAGCCATTGTTGGTGTTCATGTTTCTCTCTGAACTTTCTGTAATATTCACAGTTAGCACCATATTCACAGCCATGAATGATACATTATCTAGGATTAAATACATCAGATATATGTCTTTAAGAAGGGTGCAGAATAAATAGTACACCCCTGTTGGCATTCTCTGCTATGGGAGAAGAAAAATCATGAGTGTAAGATGTGAACAGGGTGGACATCTAAAACTCTGTCAAATCTGGTCTGTTTGCCAAGATCAATTCCTCAAGGTTTGTCATACTAAAATCAAAGGGATTTGGTCAAGGAGGCCACACAATGAGTGTGTGTAGTTCCTTTGTTACAAAGGATGGGGTGACTCTGACATttcttgtttctctctttttaaaaaaataataaattcaaaCTTTATCAAATTTCAAAATATACAATAATCACAGCAAACAATTAAATATATACACATTATAAACACTTATACATATTATTATCTTACTACACAGAACAACTATTAcattctcccatcagatgtcaaggaaataaacaactgcctgacttttagaagaaagaaaccctgtttagggaggttttaatgtttgatgttttatcatgtttttaatgttatgctgggagccacccaaatccagccagatgggcagggtataaatatatttattattattattattattattattattattattattattcataaccatttatattatatatattctttACAAACTTAATAAGAGGATTCCACTTATCTTtaagattttctcttttttgtatacCAGCTCTCTGATTAACTGACAGGGCATACATATCTTTTGAAAAGTAAATCTAATTGAGTCCAGTGGGTCTTACTTCCAGGTAGTAATGGACAAATTTAAGAATTGGTATGGCGTTTCCCCAGCCCAGATCCTAGTTTTTTCAACCTTAAATTAAATCCCCCTTATTTCcacatatatttttttgaaaaagaaacctcatgaaaattcaataGCATTTTACTGCAATTTTCTCCAAATATTCACATTATAAAatgtaatatacacatttttgcaaagcaatttctcctagtaaaatgcactttctttatgttttgttgtacagtggtacctcaggttacatacgcttcaggttacagactctgctaacccagaaatagtgcttcaggttaagaactttgcttcaggatgagaacagaaatcgtgctcc includes the following:
- the NXT2 gene encoding NTF2-related export protein 2 produces the protein MATTSVNFKTYVDQACRAAEEFANIYYETMDKRRRVLTKLYLDKATLVWNGNAVSGQTALAEFFEMLPSSDFQVTTFDCQPVHEQATLNHNTILVVTCGSVKFDGSKQQYFNQNFLLTAQTTNNNTVWKIASDCFRFQDCPN